ctattataaaaaaaattgaagggaattatttataaaaacaattacaaaaacaactactataattataaaataaaccaaaattTTTAACCTAAATTTCAAATATGTGAATTGTGAATTTTATCTAGAAgtataattgtgaattttatatagagatataaaaatcaaatcaaatgatTATACGATCCCAAAAAGTTaaccaaaactaattaaattagatcgatatttttttatgagtttaaGTCAAAGTTGAATTAAACCAATAAATTCGCCCTttattgatttgagatataattacacatgattttaaaataaatcccATAATACTCAAacaaaatacttattttttattaacactATATTAATATTGATATCTTAAATAATGTGTTgtgtttaaatgtattttaataattatatatatatatatatatatatattatttttgtccttgtagttaaaaaaattgtattaataatataaaaatttgaatttaatttgcaTGCATCGattgtgtaaataaattttacattgtAATTAATCATAACCGTTagattaatgaaataatttaacttttattataattatctttAAAGTCACACTTATGGATGATTATGACGTGTTCACGATGtaaaaatttttaaattgacaaaacataaaaattaaactataaaattttagtatttaaaaaaaaaatagagttttaaaaatcaatttttaattgttaaaattataaaccaaaatttaataaattaactcTATCTTATAAACCTTGAGAATTTGAtggtcaatatatttttataaatttaaaatttaaattttttatataaaatattatattatacctttttattttaacaaccTCTTCCACTAAGGAATCAAAATCACAATTACacgtttttttttatagactaaattacatatgtggtcccttaacttaacaggtaacgttttagtcctttatcttttttttttttgatttaattctttattcctaacaatatcaaataaagtatgaaaatatgagtttatttgaagatttgcgttacgaatttgatgaaatttgtattatatcgaagaatataattaattttatgcgtattgattgaaatttttttaaaatttttgtataaaaaaggataacatcgttgaaattttaaaacataaaatatcaaattgtcacttaaaattaaaataaaggaccggaaaaaaaaaataaaagactaaaacgttacttaaaattaagttaagggatcacggatgtaatttaacattttttttataattactttttaaatttatttgaagttaAGTTATCTTGAGGGAGTGGCCGGGCTTTCAATTTCAATTACCAAGTGGAAGGGCTATGGTGTCGGTTCAAGGAGTAAGTTGTTGTCCTACCTCTTCTTCCTCCTGTTTTGTTAGTGGGTCTCTTCAGTTTTGTCGCTCCTTTTCTGTAAGCTTTAGATTTGCCACAAAACCGAGACAACATCCTTCTTTCATATGCAATGCTTCATGGCAAGAGGTCCATACTATTATTCCGTTTCGTGGTTTCttctttataattataataataaataatgttgATTCAATAAAATCAATGTTCCCTCCCGATTGAATTTGAAGCTTGCGGGAGTTTTACTATTCTCAGCAATTCCTTTCACTGCCGTCAAAGCTATAGCTAATAGTCCGCTAGGGGAGTCGCTTCAGAGAAAAATGGAGGAACGAAAGATATTTGGTGTTCAAAACTCATCCAAATTCAAGGCTGAGGCTGACAAGGCCAGAAAAGAGAGGTAGGCAATTCTTTTGAATGAATGGGTTTcaaattatgattctaaaatttgTGCTCATTCATTCTTTCAGCTTTTGGTATGGAGTAGATCGGCCTCGTTGGCTTGGTCCTATTTCATATGGATACCCATCATATCTTAATGGGGACCTTCCTGGGGATTATGGCTTTGACGTTGCTGCTCTTGCCAAGGATCCGGTGGCACTGCACAAATATTTCAAGTATGTCATAACATTAGTTTCTTTCCCTCCATGCTTATGTGGAACATTAATTGTTGAATTTAAATACCTAACTTGTCCTTTTAACCTCAAATTACCATTAAGCTTTGAGATATTGCATGCTCGGTGGGCTATGCTTGCATCTGTTGGTGCTCTGATTCCCGAGTTATTAGACCTCTTGGGAGCCTTTCACTTTGTAGAACCTGTTTGGTGGCGAGTTGGTTATTCCAAGCTCCAGGTTAGCACGTTCTACTATCTCTTTCACAATCTTTTCTACCGGCATGCTTTTCAATTTGTTCAGCTTTATCATACTCTAGTTTCtgcaattaataatattattactattcTTGATTTACATCATTGATAAGAGAGAAATAGATAAATgtaaattgaatattatttataaaatgagaTAATGAATTACATCAAGGGTTACATAGACTTAAATAGTCAATTGGATAAATAGATAACTAGCTACTGTAACTAATTAACTAAGATATCTAATACCCACTCCACGTATATTAATTAGAAAGGGAAAATTATGTTATTGAATTGAATGATGGATGGTTAACAATTTCCGACAGCTACAGTTGCTCTTAGACATGGCTAGGTGGCAAATCAATATTCTCATGTGGATCCTCATAAATTTCATAGTGGTTACAAGTTTGATTATAGCTTTTCACTTCTTTTGTATCTTGTAATGGTTTGTTTGAtcatattattgtttttatctCTCACCTCATTAACAATAGTGTAGCTTCCATTGATAGCTTGATAATTTATGATCCACACATGTAAATAAAAGTTTGCTGGCATGAACAAGAATTTGGGTCATCTCCCCCTTTTTTTAATGAATAGAAACTGTTATGGAAGATAGATAAACTTATAACATGGTAACCTTTCTTTCTCATTATGTGATGATCTCCTGTTCATAAACAAAACAAGAATCCTTATACTAAGAACATACTAACATAGATGCCAAATATCATCATGAAATATATGTGCTTGTCCACTTACCACTGCATAATTGATAGCAATAGTCAAGCGAACAGTTTCTAGAGAATAGAAAAACAATGATACTAAATGTTACTTGGGAAACTCTTAAAGAGAAAAACTGCAGGACAAGATTAACTCTCCTAGAAGCTTAAGCTTTTAAATGGAGGCTTTACTCTAGAGTAGATTTATATATCTTTGACATGGTTCCTCATGaacaaaaaacattaaattactaaaatttaattatagaaGCTCCAATATCACATTACAGCCAGCTGCTTTAGAGTTCAAGCTATTAGGTGAATGCCATAGAGGCACTGCAGTCTAAAGAGATAGCCAATATTTAGCGAGTCCTAAGATTACTTGAACTTGCTTTTCTTCAAAGGTGTAATTTTCATTTCACTTTATGTTTTTATCATATAACAGTtgttttttctataatattttggatttttttttcttacataGACAGGTGAATGACTACTATTTTGGGGGTACTTATTTGGTATTTAGTTGcaatctttcttttttttatccTTGATGTACAATTCTTGTAAAatgctaaaataattttttaccaaATTTGTCTCTTTTATTGCTCCTTAATGAACTTTAGTTTATTGCATATTTACCGTGAAGGAAATGCTTGTGCAACGAATGAACTGCTTTTGGTCTTACTTCTCATGGCACTCATTGGGGGAAACTTGTCCCTAATTTTGTTGCCTCAGTAAACATGATGTCTCTTCCTTGTTATAGATTTTGTTAACTGTTCTCTTGAGTTTTGGCCAAGTACCtttgagtttttgtttttatctctttttttaataaacttttgtGATACTGCAAATGATTGGTGGTATATGGGGTGACAACATAGTTGGAATGTCAGATTTTCAGAAATGATGTTTGTGCACTGCAATagttttttatctaaaaaactAGTCTTCAAATTTGTTATTTAGCGGAAGAAGGATTAAGGTGTCTTTGCCAACGATATTCAATGGTTCCACAACAGTACATAAAATTGGTCACTCTTAAACAATCTGATCATGAAATGTTTTGGTATGATTCAAAGAAGGCTATTCGCTTCTGTTCCCCTCTCTAAAGTTATATAAGGAGGTTGTTTGCATATACTAGGTATGTGCACTGTTCACTAATACTGTTATCTGGTCAAAATTCACACTAACTTGAGTGTGTATTTTGGTACTCGCCCCTATGCCCTGTTGTATTCCTCTATGTAAGGTGACATCAATTGCTCAAACCCCAAATTCTAGTGAGTGCAGTTTTCTGATTGAATTTGATACTTGTTTGTATCAAGCTTACGCCAAAAGGGGAGTTCTAAGATATTAGGATTATTTGTTATTACACTTATTGTTAAATGTTAAGGGGCTAATGGACTTGGGCTTATACTTATAATACTAGCACTAAACCTGATTATTAGATAAAATAGGGGTACTAGGTTAGCGTTTTGTTTCACATTATATCTTTCATTATACTTTTAGCTTATACATTTAactgtttttctctcttttccctCTCCTTATCCCAACCCAATAATTGTTTGGTAATCTCTTTTCCATTATTGCACTTTATTAATTGAAACTAGTCGATCAATTTTTACCTGCATGAGAATAAATTCAGCTCAGGCCGACTTATACTCTGTTACCACGTAAATAAACTGGTGAATTTTAATAATGCTCTAGATTACCTTGCTTATGAGTCTTTCAACTTTCGACAGGGAGAAACTCTAGATTACCTTGGTATCCCAGGTCTTCACTTAGCTGGAAGCCAGGGAGTGGTTGTGATTGCTATTTGCCAAGTACTCCTTATGGTAATGCTTGTCTTATGAATTCTGCTAACATTATTTATATCTTGTGACATTTGTCATCCAATATTCGGGTTTGTTTGAGCCCATATGATGTCAGTGATGACGTGGCTTAGCACTTCCATAACCCAAATTTGGGCCAAAATAAAAAGTTTCAGTAGTGGGAGCTGCTTAACCATAAATTCTTTTTCTCTTTACAGCCATTTGCGCTGCAGATGGAGTGGCTACTGACTGTTACTACTAATTTGAGATTCTTATTATTAAACAGGTTGGACCAGAATACGCTAGATATTGTGGGATTGAGGCATTGGAGCCTCTAGGCATATATCTGCCCGGTGATATAAACTATCCTGGAGGAGCATTGTTTGATCCCTTAAACCTGTCCAAAGATCCTGAAGCTTTTGAAGAGCTGAaggtgaaagaaataaaaaatggacGCTTGGCAATGATGGCTTGGTTAGGCTTCTTCATGCAAGCAGCCCTGACGGGTAAAGGTCCTGTGCAGAACCTTATGGATCACATCTCCGATCCTTTCCACAATAACCTGCTGGGGTCACTCAATTCAACAAAATTACTCTAGTGTTATTAGAAAGGATCTTACGTATATTTCTTTACTCTTCCTTTCCATAATACTTTGTGGAGGGAATTCAtgccaaaataatattttcttggGCACATAGCACAATCTTTTAATATAAACTTTCTCTTAACCTCTCAATCATTTTAACGTAAACTTAAGCATATATACTACTactattttgtataaaaaatacgGACTATAAGTTTTAGGTTGAGTTTATGGTGGAGAGGTTGACACTTGACAGGACTtcagaaaaaaagaaaataagggAAAGTGAAAGAAGGATAGTCCTCAACTTAAAAGggggtttatttatttattttttcataacatAAAATCTCTCTAAATTGCAGGAATTCAAAATGTGttagaaaatgattttggatgGTTAGAGAGTTTAAATAAAGTCTTTAAATCGTTTGtactttttataataattttaaaatatatagttaacACAATTTAGATATATGGTTAATTATGTTTAATGAATTActaataaatatgataaaatgcATCCCAATTTATTAACCACCTA
The genomic region above belongs to Cicer arietinum cultivar CDC Frontier isolate Library 1 chromosome 4, Cicar.CDCFrontier_v2.0, whole genome shotgun sequence and contains:
- the LOC101512732 gene encoding chlorophyll a-b binding protein 7, chloroplastic — encoded protein: MVSVQGVSCCPTSSSSCFVSGSLQFCRSFSVSFRFATKPRQHPSFICNASWQELAGVLLFSAIPFTAVKAIANSPLGESLQRKMEERKIFGVQNSSKFKAEADKARKESFWYGVDRPRWLGPISYGYPSYLNGDLPGDYGFDVAALAKDPVALHKYFNFEILHARWAMLASVGALIPELLDLLGAFHFVEPVWWRVGYSKLQGETLDYLGIPGLHLAGSQGVVVIAICQVLLMVGPEYARYCGIEALEPLGIYLPGDINYPGGALFDPLNLSKDPEAFEELKVKEIKNGRLAMMAWLGFFMQAALTGKGPVQNLMDHISDPFHNNLLGSLNSTKLL